In Shewanella glacialimarina, the genomic stretch ACACTCCGCCCAGCATTAACCCTTGTTTCCAGGTCATTAATTTCAGCTGTGCGATATTGATAACGGGTGCCGCAAGTAAGCTAAATGCTACCGCGACCTGATTCCATCCGCTGTAAAATAACGCTAATGCTAAAATAGCCGCTCCTAGATTACAAAAACGCATCGGAATAAAGACGAGTAGCAGAATAAACACCTGCAATGCAGGGTTTTCTAGGGGGACTGATGGGTGACCAATTAAATTGGCTAATATTAAGCTTAATATGATCCAGGGTGCACTGCGGTCGACTAAATGAGCGAAGCCAAATCGCAATGCAGAGTCGGGTAATTGTAAATGCGGATCCGTTAATTGGATTTTACTCAACGTCAGTAAACCACCAATAACGGCTAAACCAATAATTTGATATAGCGCAAACCAGGGGCCTAATAACGCCAGAGTAATGACTAAGGACTCAGGACCAGCTAGTCTTTGTAACCATCGTAACGCGAGATTTTTATGCTGAGGTTGTAGTCCTAATTTGAATCTGAGCGCTGCAAATAAATAACTTAGTAGTAATACTGGCGAAATAGTTAATAGCCAACTAACAAACTGTTCTACACCGTGAGCGTGGTTATGGTCTGAATGTGCCTGGCTGCCAGTATCGAGTAACAGCAAAAGTGCTAATAAGCCTAAACCAAGCAGACTGCCGATTCCCGCCTGATATTGGTATTTGCCTTGTTTATCTGTGGAGTGTTCACCATGAGGCTGATGCAGCACCACATGCAAAATTGAACCTGTCACAAAAGCCTGTAAATAAACGGTATTTTCAATGCTTAATTGATGAAGTAGTTGTTCGCCAGCAAAATAACCTACCGCGGTTAATGCCATCATGGCAACCAAAACGACACTTGCCCAGCGAGTGCCAACCTGTGGTTTGAGTAACCACCAAATTGCTAATCCTACCGGTAGTCGATGTAATATTACCCCCAGAGCGAGCAGCGGAGAATTACCTTGCTGTTGCGACAACACCATAGCGCCACCGTCGGTGATGGTATGCAGCAGCAAACCCGCAATACCAAGAGTTAACGTTATGTTGTGGGTGATCTCTGAATAGCGATGGAAAATACGTTCACTTGCGGTGGGACCCCACAAGCCTAATACCACGAAAAGCAAGGTAATAAATCCACCGTGCTCCAACAGCTCTGGCAAAATATGGATGAGCACCAGCCCGCCTAAAGAGACGAATATAAAACCATCTAGACCTTTTTGTAATCCACTGCCAGAAGAAAAGTAGCGGTAAAATAAAGGGCCAAATAATAAAGCGATACAACTAGCGGCTAAATAGAGCATGGGTTCCAAGCATAAATTGACAAAAAACGCAGCAGTATAGCATTTTTGTACTCTTATGTAGCTAGCGTGCAAGCATAGATATGTAAATTTCAATGGCCTGAGATAAGGGAGTTAGGTTGTTGGGTTAGTGAATCAATAAGTTTCTGCTGCTTCAGGTGAGAAAAACTAATTCATTGGCTAAAAAATAATAACGCGTTCTCTAGCATCTATAAGTGACGGATTAGGTATACAATATGAGCTATTGTATTGGCTAACTGAATAGATTGTGACTTATGGATATTTTTTCTGCTGCGGTGATGTTGTTTCTAATTATGGATCCTTTAGGTAACCTGCCTATTTTTGCATCGATTCTACGCCACATTGATCCCAAGAAACGTCGCCGGGTATTAATTCGTGAATTGCTTATTGCGTTAGTGATCATGTTGCTGTTTTTGTATGCCGGTGAAGCCATTCTTAACTTTTTAAATCTGCGTTCAGAGTCGGTTAGCATTGCAGGTGGGATAATTTTATTTCTGATTGCGATAAAAATGATTTTTCCTCAGCCTGGCGGTGTCGTCGGCTTAGCGGCAGGTGAAGAGCCATTTATTGTGCCTATGGCTATACCACTTATGGCCGGACCATCTATTTTGGCAGCATTGATATTATTGGCTCATACAGATAGCAGTAGAATGACTGATTGGACTATAGCTCTCGTTTCCGCTTGGGGATTAAGCGCATTTATTCTGATGTTTTATAAAGTGTTCACCCGTGTGTTGGGCGAAAAAGGCTTAACTGCTGTAGAGCGTTTAATGGGGATGGTGCTGGTGATGATTTCAGTGCAAATGTTCTTAGATGGTATCTCAAGCTACATGAACACATTGGCGCAATAACCTATCGTTTTTAGTCACTTTCTTATTTAATCTTTTTCGTTTTAGATTTTCAACGGCAGCCGAATTGGCTGCCGTTTTTGATATTTCTACCAAAATTTAAATCGTTAACAATGCGGTATACCAGAGGCTACAGTAAAATAGATGATGTTTTACACACTCAAACTTATTTGAACATTAATTCATAAAAATGAGGGTCTTTTTGTTTGTACGCTAGCGGTAACAACTGTTAATCTTACGTGAATACTCTGGGGGTAAACCGAATGGAATTCACTAAAATTGCATTATTGCTAAGCATCGTATTGATGTTTGGTTGCCACGCTAATGAAGTAAATCAACAAGCAGAGAATATTACCTCAGCAAAAGTAAGCCATCCAACAACTGCGGTATGTGGTGCTATGCCACCTATTCGAGATAAATCAAAAATTGCCGATAATTTACGTAAACAAGGTTTGATAACCGCGTCCATGAACCAACAAGAAATTGACCAAGTGGTTGCAGATTACATCAGTAAACGTCAAAAACAGTTTGCTAAATGCCCCAAACCGCTGACACACAAGCCAAGCGATAACTAAGGAAAGATATCGATGAACAATACTATAAAATTACCGTTAGCAGCAGCGTTAGGCTTATTGCTGACGATAGGTGCTTCAGGCTCGATTGCTGCGCCGATAAAAGGCTCCCCAGCAGATGGTGGCGTGATTAATAAAGAACAAGTACTTTACTGGTTAATCAAGCGCGGCGAAGTCGCAGAAGATGCCAGTGAAGAGACTAAAAACTCAGCTGTTGAGGCATTTATTGCCCGTGGATTAAAGTCTTCATTTACGCCGTCTAAATTTGAGCTTAAGACTGAAGCTTCGATGAAAGCACGCAAAGCTAAGCAGGCTAGAATGGCGATACAGTCAGCTGTTATGTTGGCTGATGAAGATATCACTAAAACCGTTAAGGTATTAGGCGTGCTGGTGGACTTCCCAGACCTTCGCCATAATGATAATCGTCTAGCTAGTGCTGATACAGATATGTTCTATAGCAGCTATCCAGTATCACATTATCAAAACCTCCTTTTTTCAACTTCAGGCTTTACTGGCCCAGATGCTAATCCGGCTACATTACAATCTGCATACCAATATTTTAAAGCGGCATCAGGCCAGTCATTTACCTTCAGTGGCAACGTGATTAATTGGGTTACCGCTGACAACAGTGCCGCTTACTATGGCGGTAATGATAATGATGATAATGATAGCGCGGTGCCTGAACTGGTAAAAGAAGCGGTCGTTAAAGCGATTACCGGTATGTCGGATGCAGAGTTAGCGACTTATGATATTGAAGACCCATATGATTTAGACGGTGACGGTAATACCGATGAGGCCGATGGAATAATCGATCATATTATGCTGTTTCACTCTAGTGTGGGTGAGGAAGCGGGTGGTGGCGTGCTAGGTACCGATGCTATTTGGTCGCATCGTTTCTTTGTTAATACCGATACCGAGGGATACAAAATCCCTGGCCGGGACATGAAAATTTACGGTTATACGGTACAACCTATTGATGCTGCTACGGGCGTATGTACGCACGAGTTTGGCCATGATTTAGGGCTACCAGATGAATATGATACCAGTAATATAGGCGATGGTTCACCTGTGGGGTCCTGGTCATTAATGTCAGGTGGCAGCTGGACTGGCAATATTGCAGGTAGTCAACCAACAGGTTTTAGCCCTTATGCACGCTCTTATTTACAACAAAAATATAAGGGTAAATGGGTTAAAGAGCAGGAAGTGGCTCTATCAAGTATCGATGAATCAGGCTTAAGTGTTAATTTAGCCCATGCGGTTGATGCCAATAGTATAAACCAAATCTCGATCCCGTTACCTATTAGCTCTGTTGAGTTTACCGCGCCTTATGCGGGAGAGTACCAATATTACTCTGGTCAAGGTGATGAGATTAATCAACAAATGTCGTTTAATCTCACCCTGCCTAGTGCAACACCTTTATCGTTAGCTTTCCAAGCACATTGGAGTATAGAAGACGATTATGACTATATGCAGCTTAAAGTGAACGGTGTCGCTATTGCGGGTAATTACACTAAAGCCAGTAACCCACTTTACGGCTCGGTTAAGCATTATATTAGTGGTAAGTCGAGTGATATAGGCGCAGCTACTGGTGCAAACTCATGGGTGAAGCTGAGCTATGATTTAGCCGATTTTGCAGGGCAAAATGTTACTATTTCAATGCATTACATTACCGATGCGGCAGTCAGTGAAGCAGGCGTGGTGGTTGATGAGCTTGAACTGATTGGCGATGGTAGCCTGGTTTATAGCGATGACGCAGAAACCGCCTCTAAGATGACATTAAATGGTTTCAGTCGAGTTGATGATACTCGCCCAGGCAAAGCCAGTCGTTATATTGTGCAATTAAGAAGTCATCAAGGGATTGATAAAGGTCTAGTCAGCCATGGCTATATTCCGGGAGTATTAGTGTGGTTAGAAAACTTTAATCAGGCTGATAATAATGTTTCAAATCATCCAGGTGAAGGATTAATTGGTGTAATCGATGCCGATCAAAACTTGATTGGGCAGAGTGCGACAGATGCACAAATCCGAGATGCCGCGTTTAGCCAATTTGTTCAGTCAAGCTATCCAGGTGACAATCACTTATCTGCCAATAGCATGTTTGATGACAGTAACGATTACAGTGCCCCCCTTAAGCCTCATGCGGGGATCCAGTTAACCGAACTTGGCTTAACAATGGAAGTGACGGCGCAATCAGCCAATAGCACTTCTGCTACGGTAGAATTTAAGCGTTCAAGCACGATTGTATTACCTCCCAGCGCATTAAGCGGTGATATTGTTGCTAGCCTAAATGGAGCTACTGTAAGCTTTAATGCCAGCATAAATGGTGGTGATGGTAATTATCAATATACTTGGACTTTTGGTGATAATCTTGGTTCCAGCAGTGTGGTTGCACCTAGCTATACTTATGCCTTATCGGGTGATTATGTTGTGAAGTTAACGGTTACAGATGGTGAAGGAAATAAGCTAGAGGTTGCTAAAACCGTTAGAGTAGTGATTTTACCTACCGCAGCTTTCAGTGCTTCGGCGACAAACTTGGTGCTTAGCATAACCAATAATTCTAGTAATGGTTTTGGTGGTTTGACTTATGTCTGGCAGTTTGGTGATGGTAATAACAGCACTGCAACTAGCCCAACCCATATCTATGGTCAAGCAGGAACCTACACGATTACATTAGTGGTGACAGATACACTTGGTAATACTCAAACGGTGACTAAGGCGATAACAGTCTCGTCACCAGCGGTGATAACCCCACCAGTGGTTACTCCTCCAGCCGATTCTGGTGGCGGAGGTAGCTTAGGGTGGCTAAGTTTGTTGGCGTTAGCTTTCTGTGGTGCGCGCCGCAGAGTTTAATCTGAGTCATCACCCTAATCGCATGACAAAAATACCGCCTAATCTAGGCGGTATTTTTTTATTTTTTCCGCTGCAGCAGGTAAAAATATTTCGCTAACAATAAGCTCAGATGTGCCAATATGAAAGTACCGACGGCGGCCCCAAAGCGTGTCGTCAACCGGTTGAGATAAGCTGGTGGCAAGTTGCGCTAAACGGCCACAGGTTTCAAAAGCAGCCACTTCAATTTTTCCCGGTATGATCTCGTTATGGGTAAATAACAATTCACCTAATGGCCTGTTACCGAGGTGAATAAAGTCGTACGACGTATTATCTAATAATGCTTGTGGGATTAAGGTGCGGGCGAAAACCCAAGGAATATCGTCTAGACTGAGTAATACTTCACGCACCCAAACGGGTTCTGACTGACTTGGTAGCTCATTTGGTAAAGGAGACAACAAATGTTCACCTAAAACCGTAACGGAGAAGTTGTTACAATGTTTTTTTAATTTTTCGGTTAAACTGCCATTGGCTAATAACCAGTTTTTAAGCGGTGTGTGGGGAAGTGAGGCTGCTTTTTCAGGTGAATACCATAAAATTGATTCGCCATAAGGAAAGCTATTACTGGTCACATTCATCAAAAACTCGTTACAATATACCTAGACCCGAGCAGTTTACCATGCTCAACAAGATGAAATACATAAAAGCGGCTATCTGCTTATTAATCACTCAAGGAGAGCATCACACTATGCAAAAATTTGTTTCAGCATGCATGCTACTGCTGTTAGTTGCATTTAACGTCCAAAGTGCTGATGAAATCAGTGAAGAATATGCTTACTATGGCTTTGAGCCTGAAATCGTCACCAATTATATTTCTAATCGTAAGAAACTAGGTTTTGTTCGTATCAGTGTTGAATTAATGGTGAAAAATCCAGCTGACCTGGTAAGCATTGAGCGCCATGATCCATTATTGCGTGCAGCCATTGTAGAAATATTAGGTAATCAGGCGGAAGATAAGGTTAAATCATTATCAGGTCGTGATGAAATTCGCCGAGAATGCTATGAGATGGTCAATCGTCTATTAGAGAAAGAAACCGGCCGCTCGCTGGTGGTTAACTTACTGTTTACTAAATATCTGTACGATTAATGTCAGTGAAATCATCTATGCAGGGCAAAACTTGCCCTGCTAAATTTTCGACTAGCAAATCCGGTGATAGTAAGTCTCTTCACCCCCGTAATCTGCATAATCAGGGCTATGACTTTACCTCGTTGGTTGCTGTATTACCTAAATTGTCCCAGTTTGTCCGCCCCAATCCCTATGGTAATATCTCAATCGACTTTGCCAATCCCGAAGCAGTAAAAATCTTAAATGCCGCACTGCTTAAGCTGCATTATCATATCGATAAATGGAATATTCCTGCGGGTTTTCTGTGTCCCCCTATTCCAGGGCGGGTAGATTATTTGCATTATATTGCTGATTTATTAGCGGTAAAGGGCAAAGTACCAAAAGGAGCAAAAATACACGCACTTGATATTGGTACAGGAGCGAATGGCATTTATCCTTTGCTTGGTATTCAATGTTATGGCTGGCAATTTACCGCATCAGATATCGATGCAAAATCATTAAGTAATGTCGCAGCTATTTGCTCCCATAACCCTGCGTTAACCTCAAAGCTTAAATTGGTGCAACAAACTGATGCTAAGGCGATATTTAAAGGGGTGATTAACGCAAGTGATCGTATTGATATCACTTTATGTAATCCACCATTTCATCAATCTTTAGATGATGCCATGGCGGGAAGCCAACGAAAACTGTCGAATTTAGCCGCAAATCGCACTAAAAAGCATTCAGTTGTTAATGCTCAAGTGGGCAAGTCAGCATTAAATTTTGGTGGCCAAAAAGCCGAGTTATGGTGTGAAGGTGGCGAGATCCAGTTTTTGCGCAACATGATTACCGAAAGCTGCTTGTTTAAACATCAAGTGTTGTGGTTCAGTTCACTCGTGTCTAAGTCTGACAACCTTAAACCTTGCTATAAGCTGCTTGAAAAGTGCGGCGCAGAGACAATCAATACCATTGATATGCGCCAGGGTAATAAACAAACCCGTATTCTAGTGTGGAGTTATTTAAGCCCAACATTAAGAGAGCAATGGGCTAAATTTCGTTTATAACACCTACCTATTACGACTATTCGCACTATACTCGGCTAGTTGTCTAACCATCATCTAATGCGTGAGTCGGTCAAGGTTGAGATATTCAACGCTAAATTTTTTGCGCTTACTTCATATCAAAAACAATATTTTCTACCCCATGGTAAACCAAAAAGTGACGGCCTTTTGCTCTAGCAATGAGGGTTATACCCAATTGTTGAGCCAGCTCTAATCCCATTTGTGTTACACCGCTACGAGATAACAAAATGGGAATGCCCATTTTTGCCACTTTGATGATCATTTCTGATGTCAGCCTGCCAGTAGTGTAGAAAATTTTATCCTCACCGCTTTGTTGCTCCATCCACATGTCGCCAGCCAATGTATCAACGGCATTATGGCGGCCAACATCTTCGACAAACGCAAGAATTTTATCATCTTGGCAAATACCGCAACCATGCACTGCACCTGCATTTTTGTAAGTTTCGTTATAGGCGTTGATGTTGTTCAATAAGCTGTAAATGGTCGACTGCTTTAGTAATGGTGCAGATAAATGAATTTCATCTAAACCTTGTAAAAAACCGCCATAAACCGTGCCTTGCCCGCAGCCCGATGTCACCGTTTTTTCAGATAATTTAGCCGCTAAGTCATCGATGTTTTCCGTAGTGATCACCGCAGCAGAACTGACGTCCCAATCAACAATTACTGACTCGAGTAAGTGAATATCGCTGATAAATCCCTGGTTTTTTAGATAACCTACAGTCAGCGACTCCGGTTTGGCTCCCAATGTCATTAGCGTCACAATGGGTTGCCAATTTAAGTAGACCGTAAGCGGTCGCTCGCAAGCAACAAATTTATCTAATGCTTCACCCCGTTCGTTATATGCCACAACGGGCAAAGTGAGGGGGACTTCAGTTTGGGTTTTGATAAATTTGATAGCGGATTTACGGGCAGATAAGTGCTCAGTCGATTGGGTCATAAGCAAGGTTTACCTTGTAGGTTATTGGTTGCAATCATTTATCAAATACCGCAACCATAAACATATTGTTAGCAGCAATAATAAAAATCTATTGTTTAAGAATATCAATTTTTCTCATTTCGGCATGCAGATGTTTAGCGTTGCGTGATCCAGCGCATGTTTTGCTCAATCGAGCTATCAAAGCGTGTACTTATGTCCTACTTTTAAATGCAGCTAGGACAATTTGTCTACCTGTAGGCAGACTTTTGAGACCCACTTCAAACTTATCCCTATAAAACATATTGGCATCGTTATTGCTGTATACAGGATAACTATAGGGTATTTATCGCGCGCCACTGACATTAATTAAGTGTTAAGCAACACAAAGGTGAAGCACTGTATGCAACATACCGAAAGCGTTTGGCCAATGTATGTCTCGTTAAAAAAAGTGACCAAGCAAGTCGGTCGCTGGACAACTACATGCTGGGAAATGGACCAAATGGTGCCTGCTACTCAGCCCGCCCCTGAAGGCGCGATATTAATCTTACTTGAATTGCATCGCGATCAGCGCGGCAGTTATCGAATAAATCTTGATATGGACAATGCCATGATCTACATCGTTTGTGATGAACTTTCAGATGGGACTTGGATACCGGCAATGATTTCTGCGGATCAAAATGTTGGCGCAGCGTGTTTAGAGTCCGATACACCAGTATTTAATGTGTTGATGCCTAAAGCCATTGCATGT encodes the following:
- a CDS encoding formate dehydrogenase accessory sulfurtransferase FdhD, producing the protein MTQSTEHLSARKSAIKFIKTQTEVPLTLPVVAYNERGEALDKFVACERPLTVYLNWQPIVTLMTLGAKPESLTVGYLKNQGFISDIHLLESVIVDWDVSSAAVITTENIDDLAAKLSEKTVTSGCGQGTVYGGFLQGLDEIHLSAPLLKQSTIYSLLNNINAYNETYKNAGAVHGCGICQDDKILAFVEDVGRHNAVDTLAGDMWMEQQSGEDKIFYTTGRLTSEMIIKVAKMGIPILLSRSGVTQMGLELAQQLGITLIARAKGRHFLVYHGVENIVFDMK
- a CDS encoding metal transporter codes for the protein MLYLAASCIALLFGPLFYRYFSSGSGLQKGLDGFIFVSLGGLVLIHILPELLEHGGFITLLFVVLGLWGPTASERIFHRYSEITHNITLTLGIAGLLLHTITDGGAMVLSQQQGNSPLLALGVILHRLPVGLAIWWLLKPQVGTRWASVVLVAMMALTAVGYFAGEQLLHQLSIENTVYLQAFVTGSILHVVLHQPHGEHSTDKQGKYQYQAGIGSLLGLGLLALLLLLDTGSQAHSDHNHAHGVEQFVSWLLTISPVLLLSYLFAALRFKLGLQPQHKNLALRWLQRLAGPESLVITLALLGPWFALYQIIGLAVIGGLLTLSKIQLTDPHLQLPDSALRFGFAHLVDRSAPWIILSLILANLIGHPSVPLENPALQVFILLLVFIPMRFCNLGAAILALALFYSGWNQVAVAFSLLAAPVINIAQLKLMTWKQGLMLGGVLLSAFIVADQVTLTSSYVLQLPESINILSLVVVSLLFGASLLRLGPRKFLSRMIANLKPAHQHSNKQRGGHSHHHH
- a CDS encoding DUF3305 domain-containing protein codes for the protein MQHTESVWPMYVSLKKVTKQVGRWTTTCWEMDQMVPATQPAPEGAILILLELHRDQRGSYRINLDMDNAMIYIVCDELSDGTWIPAMISADQNVGAACLESDTPVFNVLMPKAIACWIEAFITRHGEVEISAHRRKHVNRRNNDGPSANRPGKMQ
- a CDS encoding flagellar basal body-associated protein FliL produces the protein MQKFVSACMLLLLVAFNVQSADEISEEYAYYGFEPEIVTNYISNRKKLGFVRISVELMVKNPADLVSIERHDPLLRAAIVEILGNQAEDKVKSLSGRDEIRRECYEMVNRLLEKETGRSLVVNLLFTKYLYD
- a CDS encoding YhgN family NAAT transporter gives rise to the protein MDIFSAAVMLFLIMDPLGNLPIFASILRHIDPKKRRRVLIRELLIALVIMLLFLYAGEAILNFLNLRSESVSIAGGIILFLIAIKMIFPQPGGVVGLAAGEEPFIVPMAIPLMAGPSILAALILLAHTDSSRMTDWTIALVSAWGLSAFILMFYKVFTRVLGEKGLTAVERLMGMVLVMISVQMFLDGISSYMNTLAQ
- the rlmF gene encoding 23S rRNA (adenine(1618)-N(6))-methyltransferase RlmF — translated: MSVKSSMQGKTCPAKFSTSKSGDSKSLHPRNLHNQGYDFTSLVAVLPKLSQFVRPNPYGNISIDFANPEAVKILNAALLKLHYHIDKWNIPAGFLCPPIPGRVDYLHYIADLLAVKGKVPKGAKIHALDIGTGANGIYPLLGIQCYGWQFTASDIDAKSLSNVAAICSHNPALTSKLKLVQQTDAKAIFKGVINASDRIDITLCNPPFHQSLDDAMAGSQRKLSNLAANRTKKHSVVNAQVGKSALNFGGQKAELWCEGGEIQFLRNMITESCLFKHQVLWFSSLVSKSDNLKPCYKLLEKCGAETINTIDMRQGNKQTRILVWSYLSPTLREQWAKFRL
- a CDS encoding chorismate--pyruvate lyase family protein translates to MNVTSNSFPYGESILWYSPEKAASLPHTPLKNWLLANGSLTEKLKKHCNNFSVTVLGEHLLSPLPNELPSQSEPVWVREVLLSLDDIPWVFARTLIPQALLDNTSYDFIHLGNRPLGELLFTHNEIIPGKIEVAAFETCGRLAQLATSLSQPVDDTLWGRRRYFHIGTSELIVSEIFLPAAAEKIKKYRLD
- a CDS encoding immune inhibitor A domain-containing protein — its product is MNNTIKLPLAAALGLLLTIGASGSIAAPIKGSPADGGVINKEQVLYWLIKRGEVAEDASEETKNSAVEAFIARGLKSSFTPSKFELKTEASMKARKAKQARMAIQSAVMLADEDITKTVKVLGVLVDFPDLRHNDNRLASADTDMFYSSYPVSHYQNLLFSTSGFTGPDANPATLQSAYQYFKAASGQSFTFSGNVINWVTADNSAAYYGGNDNDDNDSAVPELVKEAVVKAITGMSDAELATYDIEDPYDLDGDGNTDEADGIIDHIMLFHSSVGEEAGGGVLGTDAIWSHRFFVNTDTEGYKIPGRDMKIYGYTVQPIDAATGVCTHEFGHDLGLPDEYDTSNIGDGSPVGSWSLMSGGSWTGNIAGSQPTGFSPYARSYLQQKYKGKWVKEQEVALSSIDESGLSVNLAHAVDANSINQISIPLPISSVEFTAPYAGEYQYYSGQGDEINQQMSFNLTLPSATPLSLAFQAHWSIEDDYDYMQLKVNGVAIAGNYTKASNPLYGSVKHYISGKSSDIGAATGANSWVKLSYDLADFAGQNVTISMHYITDAAVSEAGVVVDELELIGDGSLVYSDDAETASKMTLNGFSRVDDTRPGKASRYIVQLRSHQGIDKGLVSHGYIPGVLVWLENFNQADNNVSNHPGEGLIGVIDADQNLIGQSATDAQIRDAAFSQFVQSSYPGDNHLSANSMFDDSNDYSAPLKPHAGIQLTELGLTMEVTAQSANSTSATVEFKRSSTIVLPPSALSGDIVASLNGATVSFNASINGGDGNYQYTWTFGDNLGSSSVVAPSYTYALSGDYVVKLTVTDGEGNKLEVAKTVRVVILPTAAFSASATNLVLSITNNSSNGFGGLTYVWQFGDGNNSTATSPTHIYGQAGTYTITLVVTDTLGNTQTVTKAITVSSPAVITPPVVTPPADSGGGGSLGWLSLLALAFCGARRRV